The genomic DNA TATACTTCTCAACTAAATACAACTTCCACATGTAATTGGAACCATCTTTGCAACTATTTACCACATAAGATGTGCTTTTTCTAAGCTCATTTTGAAATTACCTAAATATTTCTTTTGTGTAAATAGAAGAAGCATGATTTTCCAAGGCGGAATTAAATATCAATCTCCTTTCCTTATACTCGGTCTCGTAGTCGGCTTTAACCTCATTAAGAATTTGTGTTTCCAAAGCCTTTTGTGaattctcaatgaattctttcaACCCGGTTGAAGCTTTCACATACTCGTCAAAAAATGAATTCATGGACTCGCTTCTTGAGGTGGTGGTCATACCGGCGGAGAAATGTTGTTTTGTGTAAGCACGAATCCATTTATCTTTTATGGCATACATATCGTTTAGCCAAACATGATCCTCGAGTCCATACTTATCAACCAAAACCTCCCACTTACCAACAAATTCTGTGGGTGACTACGACTTGTACAAACAATCATTAAAATCCCCTTTAAATTCTGGATATTGTGTGTACAAAGCCGACAATTTTTCGGGAAATTTATTACTTATGTGCCACAAACATAATATGTGCTTGGTATCCGGCAAAATCTCGGCAATAGCATTTCCTAATGCTATATCTTGATCCGTAATAATAGTGAGGGGAGGTTTGTTTCCGACGGCTTCCAACCATGTCTTCAAAACCCATTTATATGAAATCTCCGTCTCATCCCGCATGAGTGCAAACCCGAACAAGATATTTTGGTAATGGTGATTGACCCCGGTTATTGGTATAAACGGCATACAATACCTATTGGTCCTATATATATAGTCAAATGAAACAACATCTCCAAAATTCGTGTATGCGTTCAATGATTGATGATCAACCCAAACCAAACCTCTAACTCTATTTTCTTCATCCAAATCAATTCGATAGAAAAAGTTTCCAAAACTTTTTTCTTTCAATTGTCGTAGCAATGCCATCACTCTCTCCGCATCACCGGAATCGAACACCCGTCGTCGAATATCACGAATTACGTTACGAACATCTTGATTAGAAAATCCAAGTTTTTTCACACCACCCCATGTTTCACCAAGAAATCTCATCGCTTTAGCGATTTCAATGCCCGATTTATCAAATAACTCAAGCAATGCTCGGGTAACCAGATCTATTTTTTTGGACCTTTGCATGAATTGTACTTTATCTGAGGTTACCATATCATGATCATGCTCTAATTTAACCAAAGTTACTTCCCATTTATCATTTTTAACTCTATGAGTGACACACATTCGAGCACTACAATTTGTTCTCGGAATTACATTTCTAATCCTTcttttttactttctttcatcATCAACATCCAATTTCGTACTAGAACCTAGTCTTCCACCCTTACGATAAATATACAAACGAGAGAAGATACCATTACCCCATGAATGTCTATGAGTACTCCTAATAATAATCTCAAATCCAACACTTCTACCATAATCTCTATAAAAAATTTCGGCTTCATCCAAAATGTTAAAAAAATATACCAACACAAGGCACAACACTATTCATATTTGATTTTGAAAAACCGTAACCTTTTTTGTCAAAACtcatatcatcatcatcatcaacatcatcatcacTTATATTCATTTTCTCTTCTCTACAAAAATCATCATCATTCATTTTTCTTTTTCCCTTACAATCTCCCTCTtcttttttataatatttatcttTTTCCATATACTCAATATCAtcatcatccatattcttttttTCCATATACTCAATATCATCATCATCCATATCCAATTTTTTCTTACATTTATAATTATCAACATCTATCAATTCATTAACATCATCGACAATAAGCTTACGATAATACGGATTTTTCCCAACGGGTGTAAAATAATCAAAATCGTCATGCTCACTAGATGAacttgaataattaaataaatgagaTGCCATTAAAAATAGTGAAGAAAAACTAACCTCTTTTTGGCTCCAAATTGAAAAATGATAGAGAAAAATGGTGAAATTGGGTTTACAAAGCAAAAAAACGAAGTTGGTAAGGCAAATTTAATGCACACTTCCGCAATGAATTATTGCGGAAGGTGTATTTAATGCTTCAACCAACCCACGCGCTAAAATGCGCAGAAACTGTCAAAACATTAATTCCTTCCGCAACGAATCATTGCGGAAGCAACAGCTTACGTTATGGTTCATTGCGGAAGCAGTTTGGATAATtgtttattttttgattttttttttgtgaagaaaataattagtaaaaaaattttaaaattcataatAACATTCATGTTACTTGTcaatattatataaaattttatatcaaaattttaattttttttgtaattattattgtatatttttcctttctttgatgaaaaaaatatattaaatatttaaaaaaatgtCAAAACATATAatacttaattttaatttattttttataatatatagatatgtgaaaaaataaataaatattattttgttgaGAAAATATATTAAGCACTTGATAAGTATGAATGAAGTCCAATGTCTATAAGTAAGTTATATCATTTCATTTGAAATTTCTAATATTGAATGTTTAATGTTATCTTCAACACTTAAATCTTCATTATTAAATTTGatgataaataaatttgaatttatagtcttatgtttgatttttattttttttgaataaagtACTTAATCAAATTTAAGAAAGAGATTTATAttgaattaaatattaaataaaatttaaaataaaaaaagaacCACTTCCCTTACTTACCATCATATTAGTTCGAGGTACCGGGTATACGTCCCTCGAACTAATATGATGGTAAGTAAGGGAATTggttctttttattttattttaaattttattcaatatttaattcaatataaatatctttcttaaattttattaagtactttatttttaaaaaataacttaattattctaaattataaatattatatttgttttaaattataaatatatttaaatcaaaaacacatttaaagcacatattatttaaataaaaaattaaaaaaaaaacaaaacgcTTCCGCATTGTATCAATGTGGCTTCCGCAATGTATCATAGCGGATGTCTTCCGCATTATTTCATTGCGGAAGCTTCCGCAATGTATCATAGCCGATGTCTTCCGCATTGTTTCATCGTAATATGTTGGCTCCTAGCCACGTGGAGCCAACCGTGGCTGTGGAACttttgcctatatatatatataaatataatcaaatacaaactaaaattaaaataaaaactagaaactaatctaaGCCATTAAATCAATCTAATTTAATGGTCCCCCTAAAGGCAGCACACCCAACTAATCTACACTCACACACACAATTTcagcttttcccctccgttttttaatttgatttttcccgtcgaacggtaagttttttttttaaatccgatttcactgtatttttcttcatctctcaacgatcgatttgcataccatatgtgatATATATCGAAgtaatgtttttaaaaaaatatttgatttctaatttatattctaaaattggtttctattagagtagccccatatatatatatatatatatatatatatatatatatattttaaaaatatcttGTATCTTAAAATTTACTATTTTTAGAAatacatattattttaatttcatccAAATTAAGTTTTTTTCTACATGTTAAAATATAAACGGTACGTGTTGACAAAACAGGTTTCTTTAATATTACAAATAAAAGAGCAAAAAACACATGAAATTAAGATCTCATATTTCTTAACACAGGAAAAATATAGAGATAAATCTGAAATTTAGTTCATATTCAGGTTTCAGATTAGATGTATAAATATctaaatttcaatatttttttttcaatttatgCATTAATTCAAACCACAAGGAGATCTGTTTATCTAGCTTCATATTTAAATATAACTCACAAGTACTTAACAGGTGTGAAATtatatttgaatttaattttttcCCCATATTCATTATATACTTAATCGTTTGTATATCTAACTTACAATTAAAACAATACATAGATTTCTGAGTTACAAGGAATGATAGCCAAAAAGGTCTTAACTTACGGCCTTATCTTAAAATCATTTTACAGAAAAATAGGTTTTGAttttttatatttgttctaaTAAAACAAATCTAGCCATAATTGAATTTAAGGAACGTCGAGAGATAATCTCTTACTACAAAATATATTTAGTGGCTTCTAAAAT from Apium graveolens cultivar Ventura chromosome 5, ASM990537v1, whole genome shotgun sequence includes the following:
- the LOC141661142 gene encoding protein FAR1-RELATED SEQUENCE 5-like — its product is MCVTHRVKNDKWEVTLVKLEHDHDMVTSDKVQFMQRSKKIDLVTRALLELFDKSGIEIAKAMRFLGETWGGVKKLGFSNQDVRNVIRDIRRRVFDSGDAERVMALLRQLKEKSFGNFFYRIDLDEENRVRGLVWVDHQSLNAYTNFGDVVSFDYIYRTNRYCMPFIPITGVNHHYQNILFGFALMRDETEISYKWVLKTWLEAVGNKPPLTIITDQDIALGNAIAEILPDTKHILCLWHISNKFPEKLSALYTQYPEFKGDFNDCLYKS